A genomic window from Candidatus Kouleothrix ribensis includes:
- a CDS encoding tetratricopeptide repeat protein, producing the protein MIAQDDTYLPPAPQSGRLAGPSHADDDHAGLWPQILAVFRDIGGSFDSFANDANPEVRALGRTARLRRPPQSDDYFLLGDLCARLTLQQAQLSETYIAKTIAAYSRAAEIEPAERRPARIALMTYAQWVVDVARALGSYEALKAAMLVCQRVQQLDLLAKKQADRDHLHETEQRLREMVQRNGGAPATGANGREHNTEGQMLCDQGQMLLRHAQPAEAYDLFERAIAIDAHNHSAWLWRAMALTDMGRFNDALASYDRALAIEPDNARVWNSKGALLTELGRAEAALECLNRALELSTSDVKIKSIFWLNKGKALFILKHYREAREALVRSYQLDPSPESAAGIAACREQIEVANSAALGLA; encoded by the coding sequence ATGATCGCACAAGACGACACCTACCTTCCACCGGCGCCCCAAAGTGGCCGTTTAGCCGGCCCCAGCCACGCAGACGACGACCACGCCGGCCTGTGGCCACAAATTCTCGCGGTGTTCCGCGACATTGGCGGATCGTTCGATTCGTTCGCGAACGACGCGAACCCCGAGGTGCGCGCGCTCGGCCGCACCGCGCGCCTGCGCCGGCCACCGCAGAGCGACGACTACTTCCTGCTGGGCGACCTGTGCGCACGGCTGACGCTGCAGCAGGCCCAGCTGAGCGAGACCTACATCGCCAAGACGATCGCGGCTTACTCGCGCGCCGCCGAGATCGAGCCGGCCGAGCGGCGGCCCGCGCGCATCGCGCTGATGACCTATGCCCAGTGGGTCGTTGATGTTGCGCGCGCGCTGGGCAGCTACGAGGCGCTCAAGGCCGCCATGCTCGTGTGCCAGCGTGTCCAGCAGCTCGATCTGCTGGCCAAGAAGCAGGCCGATCGCGACCACCTGCACGAGACCGAGCAGCGCCTGCGCGAGATGGTGCAGCGCAACGGCGGGGCACCGGCCACCGGCGCCAACGGCCGCGAGCACAACACCGAGGGCCAGATGCTCTGCGACCAGGGCCAGATGCTGCTGCGGCACGCCCAACCGGCCGAGGCCTACGACCTGTTCGAGCGCGCAATCGCGATCGACGCGCATAATCACTCGGCCTGGCTATGGCGGGCCATGGCGCTGACTGATATGGGTCGCTTCAACGACGCGCTGGCAAGCTATGATCGAGCGCTGGCGATCGAACCCGACAACGCGCGCGTGTGGAACAGCAAGGGCGCGCTGCTCACCGAGCTGGGCCGCGCCGAAGCCGCGCTTGAGTGCCTCAATCGCGCACTCGAGCTGTCGACCTCCGATGTCAAGATCAAGTCGATCTTCTGGCTGAATAAGGGCAAGGCCCTGTTCATCCTCAAACACTACCGCGAAGCGCGCGAGGCGCTGGTGCGCTCATATCAGCTCGACCCGTCGCCCGAGAGCGCGGCCGGGATCGCCGCCTGCCGCGAGCAGATCGAGGTCGCGAATAGTGCCGCGCTCGGCCTGGCCTAG
- a CDS encoding deoxyribodipyrimidine photo-lyase produces the protein MPLAIHWFRRDLRLRDNPALHAALECGAGQVLPLFILDDTIMRARTSGAARVAFLLDSLRALDAALRARGSRLIVRRGRPADVLGALSEQSGARTLFFNHDYSPAARTRDAAVRTALEARGLAVHSFNEVMLAEPHVLQTKAGTPYKVFGPYQAAWRAYMAAHPPPPEHTLAMFAPPPATIESLAIPAAAELGLSSVQQLPPGGEAAAHARLAAFMRHDNPLGIATYDHTRDRPALAATSQLSAYLHLGCIAPLACLRAAQAANTTRSPAIDTWVGELAWRDFYYQIMAHFPHVLGGAFDPQYDALAWQNDAGHFAAWCAGNTGYPIVDAAMRQLNREAWMHNRARMIVASFLVKDLLIDWRWGERYFMQQLVDGDHAANNGGWQWAAGTGASPQPYFRIFNPVSQGRKFDPQGAYVRRYVHELAHVPDRYIHTPWAMPAAEQRRAGVQIGRTYPAPIVDHEHQRAHALALYRAARADRRTQLPPADDNTT, from the coding sequence ATGCCGCTTGCCATTCACTGGTTTCGGCGCGATCTGCGCCTGCGCGACAACCCGGCCCTGCACGCGGCACTCGAGTGCGGTGCGGGCCAGGTGCTGCCGCTGTTCATCCTCGACGACACGATCATGCGTGCGCGCACCAGCGGCGCCGCGCGGGTGGCATTTCTGCTCGACTCGCTGCGTGCGCTCGATGCGGCACTGCGCGCGCGCGGCAGCCGCCTGATCGTGCGCCGCGGCCGGCCGGCGGATGTGCTGGGCGCCTTGTCCGAGCAGAGCGGCGCGCGCACACTGTTCTTCAACCACGACTACAGCCCGGCTGCGCGTACACGCGACGCTGCCGTGCGCACGGCGCTGGAGGCGCGCGGCCTGGCGGTGCATAGCTTCAACGAGGTGATGCTGGCCGAGCCGCATGTACTGCAGACCAAAGCCGGCACGCCCTACAAAGTCTTTGGCCCCTACCAGGCCGCCTGGCGGGCCTACATGGCCGCGCACCCGCCGCCGCCCGAGCACACCCTGGCGATGTTCGCCCCGCCGCCCGCCACGATCGAGTCGCTGGCCATCCCGGCAGCGGCCGAGCTAGGCCTCAGCAGCGTTCAGCAGCTGCCGCCCGGCGGCGAGGCAGCCGCCCACGCGCGGCTAGCGGCGTTTATGCGCCACGACAACCCGCTGGGCATCGCCACGTACGATCACACGCGCGATCGGCCGGCGCTGGCCGCCACCTCGCAGCTCTCGGCCTATCTCCACCTCGGCTGCATCGCCCCGCTGGCCTGCTTGCGCGCGGCCCAGGCAGCAAACACCACGCGATCACCGGCAATCGACACGTGGGTCGGCGAGCTGGCCTGGCGCGACTTCTACTACCAGATCATGGCTCACTTTCCCCACGTGCTCGGCGGCGCGTTCGACCCGCAGTACGACGCGCTGGCCTGGCAGAATGACGCCGGGCATTTCGCAGCCTGGTGCGCCGGGAACACCGGCTACCCGATTGTCGATGCGGCCATGCGCCAGCTGAACCGCGAGGCCTGGATGCACAACCGCGCGCGTATGATCGTCGCGTCGTTCCTGGTGAAAGATCTGCTGATCGACTGGCGCTGGGGCGAGCGCTACTTCATGCAGCAGCTGGTCGATGGCGATCATGCCGCGAACAATGGCGGCTGGCAGTGGGCCGCCGGCACCGGCGCCAGCCCGCAGCCCTACTTCCGGATCTTCAACCCCGTGAGCCAGGGCCGCAAGTTCGACCCACAGGGCGCCTATGTGCGGCGCTATGTCCACGAGCTGGCGCACGTGCCCGACCGCTACATTCACACGCCCTGGGCCATGCCGGCGGCCGAGCAGCGCCGGGCCGGTGTGCAGATTGGCCGAACCTACCCGGCGCCAATCGTCGATCACGAGCACCAGCGCGCACATGCGCTGGCGCTGTATCGCGCGGCCCGCGCCGATCGCCGCACCCAACTGCCGCCCGCAGACGACAACACCACGTAA